In a single window of the uncultured Flavobacterium sp. genome:
- a CDS encoding PepSY domain-containing protein, translating to MKKVFLILILLYNCLLSAQNQVSPNTTVTPPEKVLFTFQKEYPGKVAVWALKYVGDDDDEIRYEGKFRTNENTESLAVYDNLGVLKAFETQIPLSKLPQKAQNYLKKNYPAKAVKEIALVVDDQNKTTYEVGIVKDAKFYDVVFDKNGGFDVIVQKD from the coding sequence ATGAAAAAAGTATTTTTAATTTTAATTCTTCTCTATAATTGCCTTTTATCAGCACAAAATCAAGTTTCACCAAACACTACAGTTACCCCGCCGGAAAAGGTCTTGTTTACTTTTCAAAAAGAATATCCGGGAAAAGTTGCTGTTTGGGCTTTAAAATATGTTGGTGATGATGATGATGAAATTCGATATGAAGGAAAGTTCAGAACTAATGAAAATACAGAGTCGTTGGCGGTTTATGATAATCTGGGCGTTTTAAAAGCTTTTGAAACGCAAATCCCGTTAAGTAAGCTTCCGCAGAAAGCTCAAAACTATTTAAAGAAAAATTATCCGGCAAAAGCCGTTAAAGAAATTGCCTTAGTGGTAGACGATCAAAACAAAACAACGTATGAAGTTGGTATAGTAAAAGACGCAAAATTTTATGATGTTGTCTTTGATAAAAATGGCGGTTTTGATGTCATCGTTCAAAAAGATTAA
- a CDS encoding 2'-5' RNA ligase family protein: MEKKYSVVIHPSQDVIDSIKTMKELLAAKVGWFNSKNSVAHITICEFAIAESQIDKYKQKLFKICDTFTPFQVNLDHYDSYENGAFFISPNENSKMNLKPIMKKTQDALQLSNLAKSNDPHISIGRRLTPESLKIANHLFTTIDIDFLCDNIVLREFDPVKKQFFVIDTFPFNGNIQPEFIQGSLF; encoded by the coding sequence AATTGATTCGATCAAAACAATGAAAGAACTTTTAGCCGCTAAAGTTGGCTGGTTTAACAGCAAAAATTCTGTCGCACATATTACCATTTGCGAATTCGCAATTGCCGAATCTCAAATCGATAAATACAAACAGAAACTCTTTAAAATCTGTGATACTTTTACGCCTTTTCAAGTGAATTTAGATCATTATGATTCTTATGAAAATGGAGCTTTTTTCATTTCTCCAAACGAAAATTCTAAAATGAATCTGAAACCAATAATGAAAAAGACTCAAGACGCATTACAACTTTCAAATTTAGCAAAGAGCAATGATCCGCATATTTCTATTGGCAGAAGATTAACGCCCGAGAGTCTTAAGATTGCTAATCATTTATTTACCACAATCGACATTGATTTTTTGTGTGACAATATTGTTCTAAGAGAATTTGATCCTGTAAAAAAGCAGTTTTTTGTAATTGATACTTTTCCTTTTAATGGCAATATCCAGCCAGAGTTTATTCAGGGAAGTTTGTTTTGA